In a genomic window of Bacteroidota bacterium:
- a CDS encoding SPFH domain-containing protein: MQLLSAITLILILAILFLSFVTIQQGTIGVVTIFGKYRRILGPGLNMKIPFVEVINKRVTIQNRSVELEFQATTIDQANVYFKAMLLYAVLNQNEETIKNVAFKFLDERNLMQALIRTVEGSIRGFVATKKQSEVLSLRREIVEDVKEQIDQTLEGWGYHLIDLQLNDITFDEAIMRSMAQVVASNNLKAAAENEGQALLITKTKAAEAEGNAIKIAAEAERQAAQLRGQGVALFREEVAKGMSSAAKEMQQANMDTSVILFSMWAESIKHFAENGKGNFIFLDGSPENMQRTMKEMMAINSNNLMNPQKEN, from the coding sequence ATGCAACTACTATCTGCGATTACACTTATTCTTATTCTTGCAATTTTGTTTTTGTCGTTTGTAACCATACAGCAAGGTACAATAGGCGTTGTGACAATTTTTGGAAAATACCGACGTATACTCGGACCGGGTTTAAATATGAAAATTCCGTTCGTGGAAGTAATTAATAAACGTGTAACTATTCAGAATCGCTCGGTTGAACTAGAGTTTCAAGCAACTACTATTGATCAGGCGAACGTGTATTTTAAAGCCATGTTACTGTATGCTGTACTGAATCAAAATGAAGAAACTATAAAAAATGTTGCATTTAAATTTTTAGATGAACGCAATTTGATGCAGGCATTGATTCGAACCGTTGAAGGAAGTATTCGGGGTTTTGTGGCTACTAAAAAACAATCAGAAGTACTTTCATTGCGTAGAGAAATTGTGGAAGATGTGAAAGAGCAAATTGATCAAACCTTAGAAGGCTGGGGATATCATTTAATTGATTTGCAACTCAACGACATTACTTTTGATGAGGCAATTATGCGTAGCATGGCCCAGGTAGTAGCCAGTAATAATTTAAAAGCCGCTGCCGAAAACGAAGGTCAGGCATTGCTCATTACTAAAACCAAAGCTGCAGAAGCTGAAGGAAATGCAATAAAAATTGCTGCCGAAGCTGAACGCCAAGCTGCTCAATTGCGTGGACAAGGAGTTGCTTTGTTTCGTGAAGAGGTGGCAAAAGGTATGAGTTCAGCAGCTAAAGAAATGCAGCAAGCTAACATGGATACTTCTGTAATTTTGTTTTCGATGTGGGCAGAATCTATCAAGCATTTTGCTGAAAACGGAAAAGGGAATTTTATTTTTCTTGATGGAAGTCCCGAAAATATGCAACGCACCATGAAAGAAATGATGGCTATAAATAGCAATAACTTAATGAATCCCCAAAAGGAAAACTAG
- a CDS encoding T9SS type A sorting domain-containing protein, with protein MAQSKSRFPQKLVNQQLQTACKNGANTASCPSTKNELPSHSLQSLLKIKEQQVSILQSVPKSSSAQNKSSVIDTLVVGFIPNDTVVITGNFTHTGPIYVFNDGVLYFKNATVTNVGEIYVFGHGKLFADSSSLTFPQNYFYERSLLVVQNGYLRMQNCSLNYSGYSHNLFLADSAVVEMTSIHQNDFTTCGLFGSPNLRIDGCNLTGEYILFGNSTTHFSHADTLLLWHHVPDSAQLNYSFPSGDTVLHFQFNSSIPGINGINHSVTVDTCSTVWWGLMPVNGSDVTITNSKIRAIGAWFERGDTASINGLYNNSTYVNFVMPVNDRNLHLITCTVQTWSLYVFDSSRVSISNSQLGEVGCQKQSSVLSNQFILDGSGGYFWATDTSFIVANNVTVYSTVRSEKNGIFILGYSWLPFMPPMAIGNSLMVCVQNKLVQDPIAYDNSNAWLLNIATPDTAYTDTTLAIMGSAWLDQGPQGGWMDFSKYSVSFQALGGSNWLPIVSDSTTEIRTSVLANWDLSSLSPGVYLLRLSSFNNLGDSIECVKAITVLQNTVETGENFFSEIRCKVFPNPTDELIQFEISTAYPVAIELYVYTELGKQVVSKKYKLESGTNRIELKNNLVSGNYFYTVRGNKKQSQGKITVF; from the coding sequence ATGGCTCAATCAAAAAGTAGATTTCCTCAAAAATTAGTGAATCAACAATTGCAAACAGCCTGTAAAAATGGAGCAAACACTGCTTCTTGTCCTTCAACCAAAAATGAACTACCCTCCCATTCACTGCAATCTTTATTGAAAATAAAAGAACAACAGGTTTCCATTTTACAAAGTGTCCCAAAAAGCAGTTCTGCACAAAATAAATCCTCTGTAATTGACACTTTGGTGGTTGGTTTTATTCCAAACGATACTGTTGTTATAACCGGCAATTTTACACATACAGGTCCTATTTATGTTTTTAATGATGGGGTACTTTATTTTAAAAATGCAACGGTAACAAACGTTGGTGAAATTTATGTTTTTGGCCATGGTAAACTATTTGCCGACTCTTCATCACTCACATTTCCACAGAACTATTTTTATGAACGCTCTTTACTAGTTGTTCAAAATGGTTATTTACGAATGCAAAATTGTTCACTGAATTACAGTGGCTATTCACACAATTTATTTTTAGCAGATAGTGCCGTTGTTGAAATGACATCTATACATCAAAATGATTTTACAACTTGTGGATTATTTGGAAGCCCCAATTTACGCATTGATGGATGTAACTTAACCGGAGAATACATTTTATTTGGGAATTCAACTACGCATTTTTCTCATGCCGACACCTTATTGCTATGGCATCATGTGCCGGATAGTGCTCAACTAAATTATTCTTTTCCTTCAGGAGATACTGTTTTGCATTTTCAGTTTAATTCAAGTATTCCCGGCATAAACGGAATTAATCATTCAGTAACTGTTGATACTTGCAGTACGGTTTGGTGGGGATTAATGCCGGTAAATGGGTCAGATGTTACCATTACAAATTCAAAAATCAGAGCTATAGGTGCATGGTTTGAAAGAGGAGATACAGCTTCAATAAACGGTTTGTACAATAATTCTACTTATGTAAACTTCGTGATGCCGGTAAACGATCGTAATTTGCATTTAATAACTTGTACCGTTCAAACCTGGAGTTTATATGTTTTTGATTCATCCCGGGTATCTATCAGCAATTCTCAATTGGGTGAAGTTGGCTGTCAAAAGCAATCATCGGTACTTTCAAATCAGTTTATTTTGGATGGTAGTGGAGGATATTTTTGGGCAACCGATACCAGCTTTATAGTAGCAAATAATGTAACTGTTTACTCAACGGTGAGAAGTGAAAAAAATGGAATATTTATTTTGGGTTACAGTTGGTTACCTTTTATGCCTCCAATGGCCATAGGCAATAGCTTAATGGTGTGTGTACAAAATAAACTAGTTCAAGATCCTATTGCTTATGATAATAGTAATGCATGGTTGTTAAACATTGCCACTCCTGATACCGCTTATACCGACACGACACTGGCAATAATGGGTTCGGCTTGGCTCGATCAGGGACCACAAGGAGGATGGATGGATTTTAGTAAGTACAGTGTTTCTTTTCAAGCTTTAGGAGGATCAAATTGGTTGCCGATAGTAAGTGATTCAACTACAGAAATTCGCACAAGCGTACTTGCTAATTGGGATTTATCGAGTTTAAGTCCGGGTGTTTACTTATTACGATTAAGTTCTTTCAATAATTTAGGAGACAGTATCGAATGTGTTAAGGCAATAACAGTGTTACAAAACACTGTAGAAACAGGCGAAAATTTCTTTTCAGAAATTCGTTGCAAAGTTTTTCCCAATCCTACAGATGAGCTAATTCAATTCGAAATTTCAACGGCTTATCCTGTAGCAATTGAATTATATGTATACACAGAATTAGGAAAACAAGTTGTTTCAAAAAAGTACAAACTTGAATCAGGAACTAACAGAATCGAACTAAAAAATAACCTTGTTTCTGGAAATTACTTTTACACAGTTCGAGGGAATAAAAAGCAAAGCCAAGGAAAAATTACGGTTTTTTAA
- a CDS encoding gliding motility-associated C-terminal domain-containing protein, producing the protein MNRNKPLILLFILQLLCIASLKAQCIYINEILINGPGSCDGSCNPNTEEWTELYNDCSTPVNIGCYVLTDGEFTVTIPAGTILAPYDYYVIGSNNSGGVVDLNLATCNCTSGTLVGTYSNSDEQAILVNPSGVIVDAVYWGVGDFPVTILSTPVGSCAAVNINVPSPGANFSQLTTGGANGCSMARDCDSNPTWVTRCGSAISINSSNGSVIPKFSCSDSTICPGTCISFTDLTSGNPSSWNWTFAGATSATNSSSIKNPTNVCYNTPGNFPVTLAATTICGSITVSMPAFIHVTALPVPVITPAGPLNFCTGGSVVLQSSTALNYQWYLNNTIIAGATQQNYTATQAGSYTVKIKDGTCTSTSLPIVVVVSAQPIASITVNGASTICAGGTTLLEAGNGFTSYQWLLNNAPIAGAQSASYSVSVAGDYSVIVGNSGGCTDTSAKTVINFSSGFTVNINATDTVFCEGKNATLSIGGSFPNVLWSTGQNTTSIAISDSGKYSVVVSNNAGCFGRDSVKIKVVPLPTIHAGNDTIGDCANGIMLHGSGSGSIFLWSPAETLSNPNIPNPIATPTETTTYLLTVTENNCTILDEVTITLDCGNLYLPTSFSPNGDGNNDVYKAIGNNVSSFDLRIFNRWGELVFISTNVALGWDGTYLNAPAAEGVYVVKVKAFNPLGKSLFEEKEKKSTITLFR; encoded by the coding sequence ATGAACCGAAATAAACCATTAATACTACTTTTCATTTTACAGCTGTTGTGCATTGCTTCACTAAAAGCGCAGTGTATTTATATAAATGAAATACTCATTAATGGTCCAGGTAGTTGTGATGGTAGCTGCAATCCGAATACTGAGGAATGGACAGAATTATATAACGATTGTTCTACACCTGTAAATATTGGGTGTTATGTGCTCACTGATGGTGAATTTACTGTTACAATTCCGGCAGGTACTATTTTAGCTCCCTATGATTATTATGTAATTGGAAGCAACAATTCGGGTGGAGTTGTAGATTTAAACTTGGCTACTTGCAATTGTACTTCTGGAACTTTAGTTGGAACATACAGCAACTCTGATGAACAAGCAATTTTAGTAAATCCATCCGGTGTTATTGTAGATGCTGTATATTGGGGAGTTGGAGATTTTCCTGTAACTATTTTATCTACACCAGTTGGTAGCTGTGCAGCAGTAAATATTAATGTTCCTAGCCCTGGTGCTAATTTTAGTCAATTAACTACCGGAGGAGCAAATGGTTGTAGTATGGCTCGCGACTGCGATAGTAATCCTACTTGGGTTACTCGATGTGGTTCGGCAATATCAATTAACTCGAGTAATGGTTCGGTTATTCCAAAATTTTCGTGCAGCGATTCAACTATTTGTCCGGGTACTTGCATTAGTTTTACTGACCTCACAAGTGGTAACCCGAGTAGTTGGAATTGGACTTTCGCCGGCGCCACTTCGGCTACAAATAGCTCATCAATTAAAAATCCAACGAATGTGTGTTACAATACACCGGGTAATTTTCCGGTAACTTTAGCGGCTACTACGATTTGTGGAAGCATAACGGTTTCGATGCCCGCTTTTATACATGTTACAGCTTTACCAGTTCCAGTGATAACACCTGCAGGACCGCTAAATTTTTGCACCGGTGGATCTGTAGTATTACAATCGAGTACAGCCTTAAATTATCAATGGTACTTAAACAATACTATTATTGCCGGAGCTACACAACAAAATTATACTGCAACACAAGCTGGAAGTTATACGGTTAAAATTAAGGATGGTACCTGTACTTCAACCTCTTTGCCAATTGTTGTTGTAGTTTCTGCTCAGCCCATTGCTAGCATAACCGTGAATGGCGCAAGCACAATTTGCGCAGGTGGAACAACTTTACTGGAAGCCGGGAATGGTTTTACATCCTATCAATGGCTGCTTAATAATGCCCCCATTGCCGGTGCACAAAGTGCAAGTTACTCAGTTTCTGTAGCGGGCGATTATAGTGTAATTGTTGGTAATTCGGGAGGTTGTACCGATACTTCAGCTAAAACAGTAATAAATTTTTCTAGCGGATTTACAGTAAACATTAACGCTACCGACACTGTTTTTTGTGAAGGAAAAAATGCAACTTTATCAATTGGTGGAAGTTTTCCAAACGTACTTTGGTCGACCGGACAAAATACAACAAGTATTGCTATTAGTGACAGCGGTAAATACAGTGTGGTTGTTTCAAATAATGCAGGCTGTTTTGGTAGGGATTCAGTAAAAATTAAGGTTGTTCCTTTACCTACTATTCATGCTGGAAATGATACTATAGGCGATTGTGCCAACGGAATTATGCTGCATGGAAGCGGTAGTGGTTCTATTTTTTTGTGGTCGCCTGCTGAAACATTAAGTAACCCAAATATTCCCAATCCGATAGCTACCCCAACAGAAACCACCACATATTTGCTCACTGTGACCGAAAACAATTGTACTATTTTGGATGAAGTTACAATTACACTCGATTGTGGTAATTTGTATTTGCCTACTTCCTTTTCACCGAATGGCGATGGAAACAATGACGTTTACAAAGCTATAGGGAACAATGTAAGTAGTTTTGACTTACGCATTTTTAACCGTTGGGGAGAATTGGTTTTTATTAGTACAAACGTTGCTTTGGGTTGGGATGGAACCTATTTAAATGCTCCTGCGGCTGAAGGAGTTTATGTTGTAAAAGTCAAAGCTTTTAATCCTTTAGGCAAATCGTTGTTTGAAGAGAAGGAAAAAAAATCTACTATAACCTTATTTCGTTGA